The Carnobacterium sp. 17-4 genome has a window encoding:
- a CDS encoding winged helix DNA-binding domain-containing protein, with protein MDVTDISYQRLHAQRIEGEHCQSAAETVEWMGAIQAQDYNLALWAIGLRTPGSTKSEVEQSIFEKKIVRTWIMRHTIHFVSLQDVRWMLELSSERMIKKYLNHVEKSTGLTVKQLNQATEILYLALKKHQQLTRPEIRIVLENAGIPTGQQGLYHILWYAAQSGMVFIGPMKGKQQTFLLIEDWMPKSTPLTQEEALKKLTIRYITSHGPATVHDFAWWSGLTISTAKKGMQLAHKEVFKETRNKKEYWSSVNTLTASKGDGLNLTFLPSLDEYLIGYKDRIDVISAEAYAKIDPQKNGIFFPLIESGQVAGSWKPKHKAAVINLTIRLVPTVSISNERLKIAAEQYCYFFEKSLGELTIETIL; from the coding sequence ATGGATGTAACAGATATTTCTTACCAACGTTTGCATGCTCAGAGAATTGAAGGAGAGCACTGTCAATCGGCTGCAGAAACTGTAGAATGGATGGGTGCTATTCAAGCACAAGATTACAACCTAGCTCTTTGGGCTATTGGACTGCGGACACCAGGAAGCACTAAATCAGAAGTGGAGCAATCTATTTTTGAGAAAAAAATTGTTCGAACATGGATAATGCGTCATACCATTCATTTTGTTTCTTTGCAAGATGTTCGATGGATGCTTGAACTTTCGTCTGAACGTATGATAAAGAAGTACTTAAATCATGTAGAAAAGAGCACAGGTTTAACTGTAAAACAGTTAAATCAAGCTACAGAAATTCTTTACCTGGCTTTGAAGAAGCACCAACAATTAACAAGACCTGAAATACGAATAGTGCTTGAAAATGCAGGTATCCCTACAGGGCAACAAGGTCTGTATCATATTTTATGGTATGCAGCTCAAAGTGGCATGGTTTTTATCGGGCCAATGAAAGGTAAACAGCAAACGTTTCTATTAATTGAAGATTGGATGCCAAAAAGCACACCTCTTACTCAAGAGGAAGCCTTGAAAAAATTAACGATTCGTTATATAACGAGTCATGGACCAGCTACCGTTCACGATTTTGCTTGGTGGTCAGGGCTGACAATCTCAACGGCTAAAAAAGGTATGCAATTAGCTCATAAAGAAGTTTTTAAAGAAACACGCAATAAAAAAGAATATTGGTCATCCGTAAACACACTAACAGCCAGTAAGGGTGACGGATTGAATCTAACCTTTTTACCAAGCCTTGATGAATACTTGATAGGATATAAAGACCGTATAGATGTCATTTCTGCAGAAGCATATGCAAAAATTGATCCACAAAAAAATGGTATTTTTTTTCCTCTAATCGAAAGTGGCCAGGTTGCGGGTAGTTGGAAACCAAAACATAAAGCCGCAGTCATTAATTTGACTATTCGATTGGTACCAACTGTTTCTATCTCAAATGAGCGTCTAAAAATAGCAGCTGAACAGTATTGTTATTTTTTTGAAAAGTCATTAGGTGAGCTTACGATTGAAACCATTCTATAA
- a CDS encoding DUF1846 domain-containing protein: MKKIGFDPQKYIEEQSKYILERVNDYDKLYLEFGGKLIGDKHAKRVLPGFDEDAKIKLLQKLKDQAEIIICVYAGDIERNKIRGDYGITYDMDVLRLIDELRGYGLEVNSVVITRYNGQPSTKLFINKLERRDIKVFTHASIEGYPSDIDNIVSDEGFAKNDYIPTTKPIVVVTAPGPGSGKLATCLNQLYHERHQGNTAGYSKFETFPVWNVPLKHPLNIAYEAATVDLKDVNMIDNFHFEKYNQVAVNYNRDLETFPVIKRIIEKITGKESVYQSPTDMGVNRVGFGIIDDEVVKDASKQEIIRRSFLTECDFKKGLIDEEILNHMKLIMEEVELKKEDRVPVAPARKYAEKIREHSEVTDMPAVIAFELPDGQIVTGRTTELMDSCSTAILNSIKVLAKISDEIHLLSPNILETIQKLKVNDLHSKMTALNANEVLIALAISAVTNPTAQLAYNKLAELQDVQAHSTVMLNKDDEQTLRKLGLDITCDPFYPSENLYYI, encoded by the coding sequence ATGAAAAAAATAGGATTTGATCCACAGAAGTACATTGAAGAACAATCAAAATATATCTTAGAACGAGTAAATGACTACGATAAATTATATCTTGAATTTGGTGGCAAACTGATTGGTGACAAACATGCTAAACGTGTATTGCCAGGATTTGATGAAGATGCAAAAATTAAGTTGCTGCAAAAACTAAAAGATCAAGCTGAAATCATTATCTGTGTTTATGCTGGAGATATCGAACGCAATAAAATTCGTGGCGATTACGGGATTACTTATGATATGGATGTATTAAGATTAATAGACGAACTAAGAGGATACGGATTAGAAGTTAACAGTGTAGTTATTACTCGCTATAACGGTCAACCTTCTACAAAACTTTTCATTAATAAGCTAGAAAGAAGAGACATCAAAGTCTTCACACATGCTTCAATTGAAGGGTATCCATCTGATATCGACAATATCGTAAGCGATGAAGGATTTGCAAAAAATGACTATATTCCAACAACTAAACCAATTGTAGTCGTTACCGCTCCTGGTCCAGGAAGTGGAAAATTAGCAACTTGCTTAAATCAGCTTTACCATGAACGCCACCAAGGCAATACAGCCGGATATTCAAAATTTGAAACATTTCCAGTTTGGAATGTTCCATTAAAACATCCGCTTAACATTGCTTATGAAGCAGCTACTGTAGACTTGAAAGATGTAAATATGATTGATAATTTCCATTTTGAAAAATACAATCAAGTGGCGGTTAATTATAATCGTGATCTTGAAACGTTTCCTGTTATTAAACGAATTATTGAAAAAATTACTGGTAAAGAATCGGTATACCAATCTCCAACAGACATGGGTGTTAACCGTGTGGGATTTGGTATCATTGATGATGAAGTGGTTAAAGATGCTTCAAAACAAGAAATTATTCGTAGAAGTTTTTTAACAGAATGTGATTTTAAAAAAGGTTTAATCGATGAAGAAATTCTTAATCATATGAAATTGATTATGGAAGAAGTCGAATTGAAAAAAGAAGATAGAGTTCCTGTGGCACCTGCCCGTAAATATGCTGAAAAGATAAGAGAACATTCAGAAGTTACAGATATGCCTGCAGTTATCGCATTTGAATTACCAGACGGTCAAATTGTGACAGGGAGAACGACTGAGTTAATGGATTCATGCTCTACAGCTATTTTAAATTCGATTAAAGTTTTGGCTAAGATCTCAGATGAAATTCATTTGTTATCTCCCAATATTTTAGAAACTATTCAAAAATTAAAAGTAAATGATCTTCATAGTAAAATGACGGCATTGAATGCCAATGAAGTTTTGATTGCTCTTGCAATTAGTGCAGTAACGAATCCAACAGCTCAATTAGCTTACAATAAACTAGCTGAGTTGCAAGACGTTCAAGCACATTCAACGGTAATGTTGAATAAAGATGATGAACAAACACTTCGTAAATTAGGATTGGATATCACATGTGATCCATTCTATCCATCAGAAAATTTGTATTATATTTAA
- a CDS encoding C40 family peptidase gives MKKMVNVATTFLWSKKNDHPIQEKIKKQQTKKQFYTLSDEEVLSLYKDRLVDSELLYGDVVEVSEIVGEYAKVNVPKQAFKNEPKGYPGWVMDKDLVPVPQEWSEELEKIAVNQPIAEILFTDDKQIFQFVSIGTILSLMEETPSQYKVITPDGIGFVAKEDAHLVENSSINAVEQLIGLAKSFLDLRYVWAGTSAAGFDCSGFVYTLFRTFNVWVSRDAQEQVFEGEVHSYEEAIPGDLLFFAYQEGKGEVHHVGIYLGEDQMIHSQTPGSKVIITKLEGTKYQKELCAVRRFF, from the coding sequence ATGAAAAAAATGGTTAATGTTGCTACAACTTTTTTATGGTCAAAAAAAAATGATCATCCAATTCAGGAAAAAATTAAAAAACAACAGACAAAAAAACAGTTTTATACATTATCAGATGAGGAGGTTTTAAGCCTTTATAAGGATCGTTTGGTAGATTCAGAATTGCTTTATGGGGATGTTGTTGAAGTCTCTGAAATTGTAGGAGAATATGCAAAGGTAAACGTTCCAAAACAAGCTTTTAAAAACGAACCTAAAGGATATCCTGGCTGGGTGATGGATAAAGACCTTGTTCCTGTGCCACAGGAATGGTCAGAAGAATTAGAAAAAATTGCTGTCAATCAACCTATAGCAGAAATTCTATTTACCGACGATAAACAAATTTTTCAATTCGTTTCTATAGGGACTATTTTATCTTTAATGGAAGAAACACCTAGTCAATACAAAGTTATTACACCAGATGGGATTGGATTTGTAGCAAAAGAAGATGCTCATTTAGTTGAAAACTCTTCAATCAATGCTGTTGAACAACTCATTGGTCTCGCAAAATCATTTTTAGATTTGAGATATGTTTGGGCGGGAACAAGTGCTGCTGGATTTGATTGCTCCGGATTTGTCTATACCTTGTTTCGAACGTTTAATGTTTGGGTAAGCAGGGATGCTCAAGAACAAGTTTTTGAAGGAGAAGTTCATTCCTATGAAGAAGCAATACCTGGAGATCTGTTGTTTTTTGCTTATCAAGAAGGCAAAGGAGAAGTTCATCATGTAGGTATTTATTTAGGAGAGGATCAAATGATCCATTCACAAACTCCCGGATCAAAAGTGATCATAACAAAGCTTGAAGGGACTAAGTATCAAAAAGAATTATGTGCAGTCAGACGTTTTTTTTAA
- the uraA gene encoding uracil permease, with amino-acid sequence MSSKKIIQVNEKVPVKLLIPLSLQHTFAMFGASVLVPIIFGIDPSIVLLMNGISTLLFILITKGKAPAYLGSSFAFIGPASIIIANQGFAYAQGGFVVLGIIGCLLALFIRRVGTAWINIVLPPAAMGAVVALIGLELAGNTVQGGSIGANLMTDTASSQDFIVFFITLGVAILGSVLFKGFLSTIPILISIVVGYISAAAFGMVDFTPLMETSLFTLPHFQWAKFDVNAILTMLPVLLVLTSEHIGHQVVTSNVVGHDLIKDPGLHRSLFADNLGTALSGLIGGVPTTTYGENIGVMAITRVYSVRVIAGAAIFSICMAFIGPLAAFISTIPGNVIGGVTFLLYGMIGTSGLRLLVESKVDYSKSKNLILTSIVLVAGLSGLTVNFAGIELKGMILASVVGIILSVAFYLFEKAGIMNESDED; translated from the coding sequence ATGTCAAGCAAGAAAATTATTCAAGTAAATGAAAAGGTCCCTGTAAAATTACTCATTCCGTTAAGTTTGCAACATACATTTGCTATGTTTGGAGCTTCGGTATTAGTGCCCATCATCTTTGGTATTGACCCTAGTATTGTCTTGTTAATGAACGGAATTTCTACGTTATTATTTATTCTGATCACCAAAGGAAAAGCTCCTGCTTATCTTGGTTCAAGTTTTGCCTTCATTGGACCTGCAAGCATTATTATTGCGAATCAAGGATTTGCTTATGCTCAAGGAGGATTCGTTGTCTTAGGGATTATTGGTTGCCTTTTAGCCTTATTCATCCGACGTGTAGGTACAGCATGGATCAACATCGTTCTTCCACCAGCAGCAATGGGCGCAGTCGTTGCTTTAATTGGTTTGGAACTAGCTGGAAACACCGTTCAAGGCGGTTCAATCGGTGCAAACTTGATGACCGATACTGCCTCATCGCAAGACTTCATTGTCTTTTTCATTACTTTAGGTGTAGCGATTTTAGGTTCGGTATTATTTAAAGGATTTTTATCCACTATCCCAATTTTAATCTCAATCGTTGTCGGTTATATCTCTGCTGCCGCTTTCGGAATGGTCGACTTTACACCTTTAATGGAAACATCATTGTTTACCTTGCCCCATTTTCAATGGGCAAAATTCGATGTGAATGCCATACTAACGATGTTGCCGGTTCTTCTTGTCTTAACTTCTGAACACATCGGACATCAGGTCGTCACTTCAAATGTTGTCGGCCATGATCTGATAAAAGATCCTGGATTACATCGCTCTTTATTCGCCGACAATTTGGGCACTGCTTTATCTGGTCTAATTGGTGGGGTTCCAACAACAACTTATGGAGAAAATATTGGCGTCATGGCGATCACACGTGTTTACAGTGTTCGGGTAATTGCTGGGGCAGCTATTTTCTCAATCTGCATGGCTTTCATTGGACCTTTAGCAGCATTTATCTCGACGATCCCAGGAAATGTCATTGGTGGAGTAACCTTCTTGCTTTACGGAATGATTGGAACAAGTGGATTGCGCTTATTAGTGGAATCGAAAGTGGATTATAGCAAATCAAAAAATTTGATTTTAACTTCTATCGTTCTTGTTGCTGGTTTAAGCGGATTAACGGTTAATTTTGCGGGAATCGAATTAAAAGGGATGATTCTTGCAAGTGTAGTCGGAATTATTCTAAGCGTAGCTTTTTATTTATTTGAAAAAGCCGGCATAATGAATGAATCAGACGAAGACTAA
- a CDS encoding serine hydrolase: MDWNKEIQGLETDFASYMESGIYIHDGMQLLFSKNKEELFPSASIIKLPIYLYYYEQAIQGKLNLMDRVNVSKKGRANGSGVMHVLTSIEDWSIEELLQLMIAVSDNEATNQLISYAGLENLQVWMKEKTWNEGVALRRYLMDYESGLVNEVTPQGAVSLLKEIMELGSNHPLWKNQIEKPFLLQQFRTGLPGYLDEREIPILEMLNKTGEDNEIRHDVALFRYNNRVVYIAALNKNVKEEAKAIEWMQELGKLAFKFLTNAD, encoded by the coding sequence ATGGACTGGAATAAGGAAATACAAGGCTTAGAAACTGATTTTGCATCCTATATGGAAAGTGGAATTTACATCCATGATGGAATGCAACTGTTATTTAGTAAAAACAAAGAAGAGTTATTTCCTTCAGCAAGCATTATTAAGCTTCCTATTTATCTCTACTATTATGAACAAGCAATTCAAGGCAAACTCAATTTAATGGATAGAGTAAACGTATCAAAAAAAGGGCGTGCTAATGGATCTGGAGTAATGCACGTTTTGACATCTATTGAAGACTGGAGTATTGAAGAACTCTTACAGTTAATGATTGCAGTTTCAGACAATGAAGCAACAAATCAGCTAATTTCTTATGCAGGGTTAGAGAACTTGCAAGTATGGATGAAAGAAAAAACATGGAATGAAGGAGTAGCTTTAAGACGATACTTGATGGATTATGAGTCTGGTTTAGTCAATGAAGTGACACCACAAGGAGCTGTGTCACTTTTAAAAGAGATCATGGAACTTGGAAGTAATCATCCATTATGGAAAAACCAGATAGAAAAACCATTTTTATTGCAGCAGTTTCGAACAGGTCTTCCAGGATATTTAGATGAGAGAGAGATTCCTATTCTAGAGATGTTAAATAAAACTGGCGAAGACAATGAGATCCGTCATGACGTTGCTTTATTTCGGTACAATAATCGAGTAGTGTACATCGCGGCCTTAAATAAAAATGTAAAAGAAGAAGCAAAGGCAATTGAATGGATGCAAGAATTAGGGAAATTAGCGTTTAAATTTTTAACGAATGCTGACTAA
- a CDS encoding peptide ABC transporter substrate-binding protein encodes MNYQIKGLGILSLAVLLTACGGTETNGSSTDINSADGDKNLADTQELRLTAASEIPSMDTALATDLTSFTVMNNVFEGLYVLGPDAEPVLGVAAEEPSISEDGKTYTFKLREDAVWSNGEPVTADDFVYAWQKVVAPETASGYAYMFDGLIQNATEIINDEMDPTELGIKALSDTELEITLMQPTSYFDQLLTLPFFFPQNRAFAQEQGDEYGNTNETLVYNGPFVLEGWDQASSVGWTFEKNEDYWDADSVVLDTVTVDVIKEVTTELNLFENGSTDIAFLSGSFVSQYSEDPNFHSSLNATTFYIEMNHLNNEEETELSNANIRLAIASAIDKDGYVDNVLQDGSASIDGFVPAGLASNPTTKSDFREDAENLLPYDLEKATEAWDEGLSELGTNSIELELITSDTEDSKRLAEYLQDQLQKNLPGLTVTLRSMPFSMKLETVREGNYDMAVNSWIADFADPINYVERFDTDINRMNYSNSDVDALVDTAKATFDDDEARWETLVEIEKVSLGEDAALAPLYQSADSYLLNPKVKDYYKRVFGPDSYKWTWIEAE; translated from the coding sequence ATGAACTATCAAATAAAAGGTTTGGGAATACTTAGTTTAGCCGTTTTATTAACAGCATGCGGAGGCACAGAAACAAATGGGTCATCAACGGATATCAATTCAGCTGATGGAGACAAAAACTTAGCAGACACTCAAGAACTGCGTTTAACTGCAGCGTCAGAGATTCCCTCTATGGATACAGCTTTAGCAACCGATTTAACCAGCTTTACTGTTATGAACAATGTGTTTGAAGGATTATATGTTTTAGGACCAGATGCAGAGCCTGTCTTAGGTGTTGCAGCTGAAGAACCTAGCATTAGTGAAGATGGAAAAACGTACACTTTTAAGCTACGAGAAGATGCTGTTTGGTCCAATGGAGAACCTGTAACAGCGGATGATTTTGTCTATGCCTGGCAAAAAGTTGTGGCACCTGAAACAGCTAGTGGGTATGCATATATGTTTGACGGCTTAATTCAAAATGCTACTGAAATTATCAATGACGAAATGGACCCAACTGAGTTAGGGATTAAAGCGCTGAGCGATACCGAGTTAGAAATCACATTGATGCAGCCCACCTCTTATTTTGATCAATTATTGACTTTGCCGTTTTTCTTTCCTCAAAATAGAGCATTTGCTCAAGAACAAGGGGATGAATATGGTAATACAAACGAAACTCTCGTTTATAATGGACCTTTTGTATTAGAAGGATGGGATCAAGCAAGTAGTGTTGGATGGACATTTGAAAAAAATGAAGATTATTGGGATGCTGATTCAGTTGTTTTAGATACGGTAACAGTTGATGTAATCAAGGAAGTGACAACGGAGCTAAACCTATTTGAAAATGGCAGTACAGATATAGCCTTTTTATCAGGAAGCTTTGTGTCTCAATATAGTGAAGACCCTAATTTTCACTCCTCGTTAAATGCGACAACATTCTATATTGAAATGAACCACTTAAATAACGAGGAAGAAACAGAATTAAGCAATGCAAATATTCGTTTAGCGATTGCATCTGCAATTGATAAAGATGGGTATGTTGATAACGTCTTACAAGATGGATCAGCGTCTATCGATGGATTTGTTCCAGCTGGTTTAGCAAGTAATCCAACAACAAAATCAGATTTCCGTGAAGATGCTGAAAATTTATTGCCTTATGACTTAGAAAAAGCTACAGAAGCTTGGGATGAGGGTTTATCTGAATTAGGAACAAATAGTATTGAATTAGAGTTGATTACCTCAGATACAGAAGATTCAAAACGTTTGGCTGAATATCTACAGGACCAATTGCAAAAGAATTTACCAGGATTGACTGTTACATTGAGAAGTATGCCTTTCAGTATGAAATTAGAAACAGTACGTGAAGGAAACTATGATATGGCTGTCAACTCATGGATCGCTGATTTTGCAGATCCAATCAATTATGTAGAACGTTTTGATACAGACATCAATCGTATGAATTATTCGAACTCAGATGTAGATGCTTTAGTAGATACAGCAAAGGCAACGTTTGATGATGACGAAGCACGTTGGGAAACACTAGTAGAGATTGAAAAGGTTTCTTTAGGTGAAGATGCAGCTTTGGCACCGTTATACCAATCAGCTGATTCTTACTTATTGAATCCAAAAGTTAAAGATTATTATAAACGTGTTTTCGGTCCTGACAGTTACAAATGGACCTGGATAGAAGCAGAATAA
- a CDS encoding DUF1456 family protein codes for MNNNDRLVRLRYALDIKDTEMVEIFKLGGLEIAKEDVKKLLDKSKKQNSDNTKENEFQENEYVKNCSNQTLESFLNGLIIFKRGRQEPTLNEPEKPAPMVINDKNVNNMLLKKIKIALSLSSEDMLGILGNAGVQISKSELSAVFRKEGHRNYKECGDRYARNFLKGLAIAWRE; via the coding sequence ATGAACAATAATGATCGATTAGTAAGATTAAGATATGCTTTAGATATCAAAGATACAGAGATGGTAGAAATTTTTAAATTAGGCGGTTTAGAAATAGCAAAAGAAGATGTAAAGAAACTGTTGGATAAATCAAAAAAACAAAATTCTGATAATACAAAAGAAAATGAATTCCAAGAAAATGAGTACGTGAAAAACTGCTCTAATCAAACGTTGGAATCTTTTTTAAATGGCTTAATTATTTTTAAAAGAGGTAGACAAGAGCCAACTTTAAACGAACCAGAAAAACCAGCTCCAATGGTGATAAATGATAAAAATGTAAACAATATGTTGCTTAAAAAAATTAAAATAGCTCTTTCCCTTTCAAGCGAAGATATGTTAGGTATTTTAGGCAATGCGGGAGTTCAAATATCAAAAAGTGAATTAAGTGCGGTCTTTAGAAAAGAAGGGCACCGAAACTACAAAGAATGTGGCGATCGATACGCCCGAAACTTTTTAAAAGGTCTAGCTATAGCTTGGCGCGAATAG
- a CDS encoding MFS transporter, with protein sequence MKKEHYRMVIAGMLLMLGLGIPINGMGVFTVPVTTALGFTVSQFSIVSSCLSLIGIVSIPVLSKSMIPKIGLRNTAFIGGITGVLGFIWMANSTSIWSFYLASSLIGLLLMVSTSMVAVTMVNNWFVKKHGTIMGIIAATMGLSGVIVNAVIPSVVENNGYSTGFYVMAALYGVAVIGGALLLRDKPEDLGTVAYGKEESAIKEPNAAMVTNESEEAVPEGLTFAEAIRSPIFYFAAIAFISFVMVSTFTQQLQVFLVSTGINIVQVGAMMSMASIAMIISKIAMGSISDKIGSKTTYIGLAIIFTTAFIIFFSTSSPIILFVALLMYYMCAGTPNVLHQLITLDLFGKKDFTAIWGMLAVAANIGLAIGNPILGLMYDLTGTYQLTITVCIVLMIICMVSFFLANHTKKRSQIR encoded by the coding sequence ATGAAAAAAGAACACTATAGAATGGTTATTGCAGGTATGTTGTTGATGCTAGGATTAGGCATCCCAATCAATGGGATGGGCGTATTCACAGTTCCAGTAACAACAGCATTAGGATTTACTGTTTCCCAGTTTAGTATTGTAAGCAGTTGCTTGAGTCTAATTGGTATTGTTAGTATCCCAGTTTTATCCAAAAGCATGATTCCAAAAATAGGATTAAGAAATACTGCTTTTATAGGTGGAATTACAGGGGTTTTAGGATTTATTTGGATGGCAAATAGCACATCTATATGGTCATTCTATCTTGCATCATCTCTAATTGGTTTATTGTTAATGGTTTCTACAAGTATGGTAGCCGTAACAATGGTAAATAATTGGTTTGTGAAAAAACATGGAACTATAATGGGTATAATTGCAGCAACGATGGGTTTAAGTGGCGTTATTGTAAACGCTGTTATTCCATCTGTTGTAGAAAATAATGGTTATAGCACAGGTTTTTATGTAATGGCAGCCTTATATGGGGTAGCTGTTATTGGTGGAGCTTTACTTCTTAGAGATAAACCTGAAGATTTAGGAACAGTAGCTTATGGTAAAGAAGAATCAGCCATTAAAGAACCGAATGCAGCAATGGTAACCAACGAATCAGAAGAAGCTGTACCTGAAGGCTTAACATTTGCTGAAGCAATCCGTTCACCTATCTTCTACTTTGCAGCAATTGCCTTTATCTCATTTGTAATGGTTAGTACATTTACCCAACAATTACAAGTATTCCTAGTTTCAACTGGAATTAACATTGTTCAAGTTGGTGCTATGATGTCTATGGCTTCAATTGCTATGATCATATCTAAAATTGCAATGGGATCTATAAGTGATAAAATTGGTTCGAAAACGACGTATATTGGCTTAGCAATTATATTTACTACGGCCTTCATTATTTTCTTTTCAACAAGTTCACCAATCATTTTATTTGTAGCATTACTTATGTATTACATGTGTGCAGGTACGCCAAATGTTTTACATCAATTGATTACCTTAGATTTATTTGGGAAAAAAGACTTTACCGCTATTTGGGGAATGCTAGCTGTTGCAGCAAATATCGGTTTAGCGATTGGGAATCCAATTTTAGGTCTAATGTATGACTTAACTGGAACTTACCAATTAACCATTACTGTATGTATTGTATTGATGATCATTTGTATGGTATCGTTCTTCCTTGCAAATCATACTAAAAAAAGAAGTCAAATTCGTTAA
- a CDS encoding NUDIX hydrolase, with protein MNLKEQISHYVPYNIQEAKEQEVILKYMSMFENMLTRENEFAHFTASAWIVNPKHTKVLMAYHNIYQSWSWVGGHADGNANLLEVALKETTEETGLMNISPLSNTIYSLEILGVPSHMKKGAPIATHLHLNVTYLIEANENEQTVVNEDENSAIKWMKLEEAVEACTEPEMKIIYEKLNDKLKNYK; from the coding sequence ATGAATTTAAAAGAACAAATCAGCCATTATGTACCTTATAATATTCAAGAAGCTAAAGAACAAGAAGTAATCCTAAAATACATGAGTATGTTTGAAAACATGCTAACACGTGAAAATGAATTTGCACATTTTACAGCTTCAGCTTGGATCGTTAATCCTAAGCACACAAAAGTCTTAATGGCGTATCATAATATCTATCAATCATGGTCTTGGGTCGGTGGACATGCAGATGGCAATGCAAATTTATTAGAAGTGGCTTTGAAAGAGACAACAGAAGAAACCGGTTTGATGAATATTAGCCCTTTATCAAATACGATCTATTCGTTAGAAATTCTAGGTGTTCCGAGCCACATGAAAAAAGGGGCCCCTATCGCAACACATCTGCACTTAAATGTAACCTATTTGATTGAAGCAAATGAAAACGAACAAACAGTGGTAAATGAGGATGAAAATAGTGCAATAAAATGGATGAAACTAGAGGAAGCTGTTGAAGCCTGTACTGAACCAGAGATGAAAATCATTTACGAAAAATTGAATGATAAATTAAAAAACTATAAATAA
- a CDS encoding MFS transporter, whose amino-acid sequence MNQQGKRLKEHWQRTTALFLISQTISLFGSLLVQYAITWYLTLKEQSGVVMMLAVIFGFLPTFFLSPFAGVWADRYNRKKLIILSDAVIALSTLLLIFLFLSGYGSVGVLLFASAIRALGAGIQTPAVSAVLPQIVPEEELTKVNGINGSIQAGTMLISPMASGALLNFASMEVIFSIDVLTAILAIVMLLFFLDIPTHKKAEQIQVNSYFTDLKLGFSYIDNQVYLKKLFRYFSLAYLLAAPVSFLTPLQVTRTFGEDVWRLTTIEVAFSIGMILGGFLIAFWGGFKNRMHSITFSILVMGVCTVLLGVIPNFLIYSLLMAVFGIVMPLLNAPTIVILQEKVPEDYLGRVFGVQTMIATAMMPLGMLVFGPLADLFRIEWLLVISGVLLFILTLFMFKDEQLLKAGIPKEEHD is encoded by the coding sequence GTGAATCAGCAGGGGAAAAGACTAAAGGAACATTGGCAACGAACAACTGCTCTATTTCTAATCAGTCAGACGATTTCATTGTTTGGCTCTTTATTAGTCCAATATGCCATTACTTGGTACCTTACATTGAAAGAACAATCCGGCGTAGTCATGATGCTGGCAGTTATTTTTGGTTTTTTGCCGACTTTCTTCCTGTCTCCATTTGCAGGTGTATGGGCGGACCGCTATAATCGAAAAAAGCTCATCATCCTTTCTGATGCAGTGATTGCCCTCTCAACCTTACTCTTGATTTTTCTTTTTCTAAGCGGTTATGGTTCTGTAGGAGTTTTACTGTTTGCTTCAGCTATTCGAGCTTTAGGCGCGGGAATACAGACTCCAGCGGTTAGCGCAGTATTGCCTCAAATTGTACCAGAAGAGGAACTCACTAAAGTAAATGGTATTAATGGAAGCATCCAGGCAGGTACAATGTTGATTTCACCAATGGCGAGTGGAGCATTATTAAATTTCGCTTCAATGGAAGTTATTTTTTCAATCGATGTTCTTACTGCAATACTGGCTATAGTCATGTTGCTTTTTTTCTTAGATATTCCTACACATAAAAAAGCGGAACAAATTCAAGTGAATTCTTATTTTACAGACCTTAAATTAGGGTTTTCTTATATTGACAATCAAGTATATTTGAAAAAATTATTTCGTTACTTCTCACTGGCTTATTTATTAGCTGCTCCAGTTTCTTTTTTAACACCATTGCAAGTGACACGAACCTTTGGGGAAGACGTATGGAGGTTGACTACAATTGAGGTAGCTTTTTCAATAGGGATGATACTAGGAGGCTTTTTGATAGCCTTTTGGGGAGGTTTTAAGAATCGAATGCACTCGATCACTTTTTCTATCTTAGTGATGGGTGTATGCACGGTTCTTTTAGGAGTGATTCCTAATTTTTTGATATATTCACTTCTTATGGCTGTCTTTGGTATCGTTATGCCACTGTTAAATGCACCAACAATCGTGATATTACAAGAAAAGGTACCAGAGGATTATTTAGGAAGAGTATTTGGTGTGCAAACCATGATAGCTACAGCAATGATGCCATTGGGAATGTTAGTGTTTGGGCCACTTGCAGATCTTTTCCGAATTGAATGGCTTCTAGTGATCTCTGGTGTACTGTTGTTTATCCTGACGTTATTTATGTTTAAAGATGAACAGCTTTTGAAAGCCGGCATACCAAAAGAAGAGCATGATTAG